One stretch of Azoarcus sp. KH32C DNA includes these proteins:
- a CDS encoding ATP-binding protein, which produces MPAILNRRSASLHTKLMLALSLLVAVVAGGSAYFLIELEAERRFAELEQRASRVADVLSQSLALPLWNADSKAIDGQLAALMTEPEWAELEVTAVNHGPVSTVKGTYAAGPEDDIVRVREIIHARFEGFPRQKIGEVRVVMTRTLAKQAIAEARRAILAIMAAVVASLCGMTYWLLRRMVASRISHLEEMVDRIAGGDLDVRCPVEPGDELGRLATRVNTMAERLRRSTRELVEAKDRAEGASRAKSTFLANMSHELRTPLNAILGYAQILRRDKALSERAAAGLVTIQSSGEHLLMLINDVLDLAKVEAGRLELAVGIVNLSAFLAVIADILRVKAEQKSLLFRSDLSAELPAAVRVDEGRLRQVLLNLLINAVKFTDRGEVCLHVQCLARTEAQAHLRFEILDTGIGIAPQHMERLFQPFEQMGEVERRAGGTGLGLAISRQLVRLMGGEIQVESRLGEGSRFWFELELPVERAAALPQVARAVVGYAGPRRRLLVVDDVAANRAMLADLLEDLGFAVDEANDGLQALALAQAQPPDLILMDRVMPVLDGLEATRRLRQLPELADVPVVVVSASAGRDDEALSLAAGASAFLSKPVQQEGLLQTIGGLLGLHWTHAQGEEEVRAAETPMAVPLRPELEVLHRLAQAGDIRNIRIWAAKLLEGDEAYRPFAERIQRLAATYQSKAILALSEASLRERGNGAS; this is translated from the coding sequence ATGCCCGCCATCTTGAATCGTCGCAGTGCCAGCCTGCACACCAAGCTGATGCTGGCGCTCTCGCTGCTGGTCGCGGTGGTGGCGGGCGGCTCGGCCTACTTCCTCATCGAGCTTGAGGCCGAGCGTCGGTTCGCCGAGCTGGAGCAGCGTGCGAGCCGCGTTGCGGACGTGCTCAGCCAATCCCTGGCGCTGCCGCTGTGGAATGCGGATAGCAAGGCTATCGACGGCCAGTTGGCTGCGCTCATGACCGAGCCCGAGTGGGCGGAGCTCGAAGTCACCGCGGTCAATCATGGCCCGGTGTCCACCGTGAAGGGCACCTATGCGGCGGGTCCGGAAGACGACATCGTCCGCGTCAGGGAGATCATCCATGCGCGCTTCGAAGGCTTTCCACGGCAGAAGATCGGTGAAGTCCGCGTCGTCATGACGCGGACGCTCGCGAAGCAGGCGATTGCCGAAGCCCGTCGGGCCATCCTGGCGATCATGGCAGCGGTCGTGGCCTCGCTCTGCGGCATGACCTATTGGCTCCTCAGGCGCATGGTCGCGAGCCGCATTAGTCATCTCGAGGAGATGGTCGACCGCATCGCCGGCGGCGATCTGGACGTCCGCTGTCCGGTGGAGCCCGGCGATGAGCTGGGCCGCCTCGCCACACGCGTCAACACTATGGCAGAGCGCTTGCGCAGATCGACCCGGGAACTGGTCGAAGCAAAGGATCGGGCGGAGGGTGCCAGTCGCGCCAAGAGCACCTTCCTGGCGAACATGAGCCACGAGCTGCGCACGCCACTGAACGCCATCCTCGGCTATGCCCAGATCCTCCGCCGGGACAAGGCCCTGTCCGAGCGGGCGGCAGCCGGCCTGGTCACGATCCAGAGCAGCGGCGAGCATCTGCTCATGCTCATCAACGACGTGCTGGATCTCGCCAAGGTGGAGGCTGGCAGGCTCGAGCTTGCGGTGGGGATCGTGAACCTGTCGGCATTCCTGGCGGTGATTGCCGACATCTTGCGGGTCAAGGCCGAGCAGAAGAGTCTGCTGTTCCGCAGTGATCTATCCGCGGAGTTGCCGGCCGCGGTGCGGGTGGATGAAGGAAGGCTGCGGCAGGTGTTGCTGAACCTGCTGATCAACGCGGTGAAGTTCACTGACCGCGGCGAGGTGTGCTTACACGTACAGTGCCTCGCGCGGACTGAGGCGCAGGCCCATCTGCGCTTCGAAATCCTGGACACGGGGATCGGCATCGCCCCGCAACACATGGAGCGCCTCTTTCAGCCCTTCGAACAGATGGGTGAGGTCGAGCGCAGGGCCGGCGGTACAGGCCTCGGGCTTGCGATCAGCCGCCAGCTGGTGCGGCTGATGGGCGGGGAGATCCAGGTGGAGAGCCGGCTGGGTGAGGGCAGCCGGTTCTGGTTCGAGCTGGAGCTGCCGGTGGAGCGAGCCGCCGCGCTGCCCCAGGTGGCGCGGGCGGTCGTCGGCTATGCCGGGCCGCGCAGACGGCTGCTGGTGGTGGACGACGTGGCGGCGAACCGGGCAATGCTAGCGGATCTATTGGAGGACCTCGGTTTCGCGGTAGACGAGGCAAACGACGGCTTGCAGGCCTTGGCGCTGGCCCAGGCTCAGCCGCCCGACCTGATTCTGATGGACCGGGTAATGCCGGTCCTGGACGGGCTGGAGGCGACCCGGCGCCTGCGCCAGCTGCCGGAGTTGGCAGACGTCCCAGTGGTCGTCGTCTCGGCCAGCGCTGGCCGGGACGACGAGGCTCTCAGTCTGGCAGCCGGTGCGAGTGCCTTCCTTTCCAAGCCGGTCCAGCAGGAAGGGTTGCTGCAGACGATCGGCGGCCTGTTGGGGCTCCACTGGACACATGCGCAAGGGGAGGAGGAGGTCCGGGCGGCAGAGACCCCCATGGCCGTGCCGCTGCGCCCGGAACTGGAGGTCCTGCATCGTCTGGCCCAGGCTGGCGATATTCGCAATATCCGCATCTGGGCGGCGAAGCTTCTCGAAGGCGATGAAGCCTATCGGCCCTTCGCCGAGCGGATACAGCGTCTGGCTGCCACGTATCAGTCCAAGGCCATTTTAGCCCTGTCCGAAGCGAGCCTCCGGGAGCGAGGCAACGGCGCAAGCTAA